Proteins encoded in a region of the Schaalia hyovaginalis genome:
- the fbaA gene encoding class II fructose-bisphosphate aldolase — MPIATPEVYAEMLNRAKEGKFAYPAINITSSQTVTAAIQGFAEAESDGIIQVSVGGAEYASGSTIKNRVTGSLALAAYATEVAKNYGVTIALHTDHCAKQNIDSWIRPLMEIEATQDLPTFQSHMWDGSAVPLEENLEIAKELLELSVKAKTILEIEIGVVGGEEDGVVGEINEKLYTTTEDALKTVEALGLGENGRYLTALTFGNVHGVYKPGHVKLRPEILGTIQEEVAAKVGWKNNRPFDLVMHGGSGSSAEEIALAVANGVIKMNVDTDTQYAFTRPVVEHMFRNYDGVLKIDGEVGNKKMYDPRSWGKSAEAGMAARVVEACQRLGSVGTKMA; from the coding sequence GTGCCTATCGCAACCCCTGAGGTCTACGCCGAGATGCTGAATCGCGCGAAGGAAGGCAAGTTCGCCTACCCCGCGATCAACATCACCTCTTCCCAGACCGTCACCGCCGCAATCCAGGGCTTCGCCGAGGCTGAGTCCGACGGCATCATCCAGGTGTCCGTCGGCGGCGCCGAGTACGCCTCGGGTTCGACCATCAAGAACCGCGTGACCGGTTCGCTCGCCCTCGCCGCTTACGCGACCGAGGTTGCGAAGAACTACGGTGTGACGATCGCCCTGCACACCGACCACTGCGCGAAGCAGAACATCGACTCCTGGATCCGCCCGCTCATGGAGATCGAGGCCACCCAGGACCTCCCGACCTTCCAGTCGCACATGTGGGACGGCTCGGCCGTGCCGCTCGAGGAGAACCTCGAGATCGCCAAGGAACTCCTCGAGCTCTCCGTCAAGGCCAAGACCATCCTTGAGATCGAGATCGGCGTGGTCGGCGGCGAAGAGGACGGCGTGGTCGGCGAGATCAACGAGAAGCTCTACACCACCACCGAGGACGCCCTCAAGACCGTTGAGGCTCTCGGCCTGGGCGAGAACGGCCGTTACCTCACCGCTCTCACCTTCGGCAACGTGCACGGCGTCTACAAGCCCGGTCACGTTAAGCTCCGCCCGGAGATCCTCGGCACCATCCAGGAAGAGGTCGCCGCGAAGGTCGGATGGAAGAACAACCGCCCCTTCGACCTCGTCATGCACGGCGGCTCCGGCTCCTCGGCCGAGGAGATCGCCCTCGCGGTCGCCAACGGCGTCATCAAGATGAACGTCGACACCGACACCCAGTACGCCTTCACCCGCCCGGTCGTCGAGCACATGTTCCGCAACTACGACGGCGTGCTCAAGATCGACGGCGAGGTCGGCAACAAGAAGATGTACGACCCGCGTTCGTGGGGCAAGTCCGCTGAGGCGGGCATGGCCGCGCGCGTCGTCGAGGCCTGCCAGCGCCTCGGCTCGGTCGGCACGAAGATGGCCTGA